One Aphidius gifuensis isolate YNYX2018 linkage group LG5, ASM1490517v1, whole genome shotgun sequence genomic region harbors:
- the LOC122857642 gene encoding serine/threonine-protein kinase PLK1-like isoform X1, with translation MEIDKLNNSNFNKSKNWNLNNNNNNNIITNVPKLLINYQNDNNNIEHINNYLTTKTDCKSSTRLLPYTKTNNNSTSTIMKNDKLYEFNINNNNNKYNNNNLHVIATSLTELQVGKSRDTRRACSEPGSISSGTVRTTPRTRVVIKPPRSTTASRITSIDKINSIDNNNNINYDKSIVVNNDGKIVKPINIINSGNNSNNNLQMTSVGSTVVSPVTSLKSVPSFKTSTSIDNNNCDNESDYVVDPVQGTAYHKGQFLGKGGFARVYLMTDITNGNKYACKIIPKNRMQKIHIQKIAREIMIHKDLNHINVVQMHHYFENSLNVYMLLEACPRKSLMHVLKYRGKITEPEARYYMKQMTTGIAYIHSQKIVHRDLKPGNMFLSDGMIVKIGDFGLATCPDGQKKKVTICGTPNYIAPEVLFKQAYSYEADIWALGCILYALLVGQPPFDTATLKETYSRICNNRYKEIDNTIITNNGQNLIRWLLQPVPELRPSLKQVNQHPYLNIEYVPDKLSHSCCYRQPELLGPIENKIINNQQNQKLAPTASMPSVSSSLSSTSSCSTSTSKPVIQKQLPVTFKNNTDNKNIIGNNLQIMKNSQIIIKKKSNVGNWLGKKFPKFIKLKQRIGNLLCSDKKKTTENIMMYHALENCLMEIRYMKCENNPKPIDGLVPLFVTKWIDYSNKYGLCFQLSDCSVGVLFNDSTKMSYTRDRRRVEYTTSDDEVTKFSRERDVPVFMNEKLELLRHFTEYMDDHLTNGGEIGDNVVTKTSKKPENVPRMRRWLRTDKAIVMELTVPLLQVNFFADHTKIVVSGGTRPRDYLVTYIDASRHATSYWLNDIRESGCTIELYERLNYVCKASREFAHLENTNNPIGCLDLPINNGTILKA, from the exons atggaaattgataaattaaataattctaattttaataaatcaaaaaattggaatttaaataataataataataataatataataaccaATGTgccaaaattattaataaattatcaaaatgataataataatatagaacatataaataattatttaacaacaaagaCTGAttgtaaatcatcaacaagaTTATTACCATACactaaaacaaataataattcaacatcaacaatcatgaaaaatgataaattatatgaatttaatattaacaataataataataaatataacaataataatttacatgttaTTGCAACGTCCTTGACGGAATTACAAGTTGGTAAAAGTCGTGATACACGACGTGCTTGTTCAGAACCCGGAAGTATTTCATCAGGTACCGTTAGGACAACACCCAGAACAAGAGTTGTGATAAAACCACCACGttcaacaacagcatcaaGAATAACaagtattgataaaattaattcaattgataataataataatattaattatgataaatcaattgttgttaataatgatggaaaaattgttaaaccaattaatataataaatagtggaaataatagtaataataatttacaaatgacAAGTGTTGGATCAACTGTTGTATCACCAGTAACAAGTTTAAAAAGTGTACCAAGTTTtaaaacatcaacatcaattgataataataattgtgataatGAATCAGATTATGTTGTTGATCCTGTACAAGGTACTGCTTATCACAAAGGACAATTTCTTGGAAAG ggTGGTTTTGCAAGAGTCTATCTTATGACTGATATTACAAATGGTAATAAATATGCATGTAAAATAATACCTAAAAATCGAATGCAAAAAATTCACATACAAaag atTGCTCGAGAAATAATGATTCATAAAGATTTAAATCACATTAATGTCGTACAAATGCatcattattttgaaaatagttTAAATGTCTACATGCTGCTGGAAGCTTGTCCAAGAaag AGTTTGATGCACGTGTTAAAATATCGTGGTAAAATAACAGAACCAGAAGCACGTTATTATATGAAACAAATGACAACTGGTATTGCATATATACATTCACAGAAAATAGTGCATCGTGATTTAAAACCAGGCAATATGTTTTTATCTGATGGTATGATTGTTAAAATTGGTGATTTTGGCTTAGCAACATGTCCAgatggacaaaaaaaaaaagtaacaatatGTGGTACACCAAATTACATTGCACCAgaagtattatttaaacaagcaTATAGTTATGAAGCTGATATATGGGCACTTGGTTGTATATTATATGCATTACTTGTTGGACAACCACCATTTGATACAGCAACACTTAAAGAAACATACTCACGTATATGTAATAATCGTTATAAAGAAattgataatacaattataacaaataatggACAAAATTTAATACGTTGGTTATTACAACCAGTACCAGAATTACGTCCATCACTTAAACAAGTTAATCAACAtccatatttaaatattgaatatgtGCCAGATAAATTATCACATTCATGTTGTTATAGACAACCAGAATTACTTGgaccaattgaaaataaaattataaataatcaacaaaatcaaaaattagcaCCAACAGCATCAATGCcatcagtatcatcatcattgtcatcaacaagttcatgcagtacatcaacatcaaaaccagttatacaaaaacaattaccagttacatttaaaaataatacagataataaaaatatcataggaaataatttacaaattatgaaaaattcacaaattattattaaaaaaaaatcaaatgttgGCAATTGGCttggtaaaaaatttccaaagttcattaaattaaaacaacgtattggtaatttattatgttcagataaaaaaaaaacaactgaaaATATTATGATGTATCATGCAttagaaaattgtttaatgGAAATAAGATATATGAAATGTGAAAATAATCCAAAACCAATTGATGGTCTTGTTCCATTATTTGTTACAAAGTGgattgattattcaaataaatatggaTTATGTTTTCAATTGTCTGATTGTTCAGTTGGTGTGCTATTTAATGATAGTACCAAAATGAGTTACACACGTGATAGAAG AAGAGTCGAGTATACAACATCTGATGATGAAgtaacaaaattttcaagagAACGAGATGTTCCTGtttttatgaatgaaaaattagaattattacGACATTTTACTGAATACATGGATGATCATTTGACAAATG gTGGTGAAATTGGTGATAATGTTGTGacaaaaacatcaaaaaaaccagaaaatgTACCACGTATGCGTAGATGGCTAAGAACAGATAAAGCTATTGTCATGGAATTAACTGTTCCACTTCTTCAGGTTAATTTCTTTGCTGATCATACGAAAATTGTTGTGTCAGGTGGTACACGTCCACGTGATTATCTTGTAACTTATATTGATGCAAGCAGACATGCAACATCATATTGGCTAAATGACATACGGGAATCTGGTTGTACAATTGAACTTTATGAAAGATTAAATTATGTTTGTAAAGCATCACGTGAATTTGCACATttagaaaatacaaataatccAATTGGTTGTTTAGATTTACCAATAAATAATGGAACAATATTAAAagcataa
- the LOC122857642 gene encoding serine/threonine-protein kinase PLK1-like isoform X2 has protein sequence MEIDKLNNSNFNKSKNWNLNNNNNNNIITNVPKLLINYQNDNNNIEHINNYLTTKTDCKSSTRLLPYTKTNNNSTSTIMKNDKLYEFNINNNNNKYNNNNLHVIATSLTELQVGKSRDTRRACSEPGSISSGTVRTTPRTRVVIKPPRSTTASRITSIDKINSIDNNNNINYDKSIVVNNDGKIVKPINIINSGNNSNNNLQMTSVGSTVVSPVTSLKSVPSFKTSTSIDNNNCDNESDYVVDPVQGTAYHKGQFLGKGGFARVYLMTDITNGNKYACKIIPKNRMQKIHIQKIAREIMIHKDLNHINVVQMHHYFENSLNVYMLLEACPRKSLMHVLKYRGKITEPEARYYMKQMTTGIAYIHSQKIVHRDLKPGNMFLSDGMIVKIGDFGLATCPDGQKKKVTICGTPNYIAPEVLFKQAYSYEADIWALGCILYALLVGQPPFDTATLKETYSRICNNRYKEIDNTIITNNGQNLIRWLLQPVPELRPSLKQVNQHPYLNIEYVPDKLSHSCCYRQPELLGPIENKIINNQQNQKLAPTASMPSVSSSLSSTSSCSTSTSKPVIQKQLPVTFKNNTDNKNIIGNNLQIMKNSQIIIKKKSNVGNWLGKKFPKFIKLKQRIGNLLCSDKKKTTENIMMYHALENCLMEIRYMKCENNPKPIDGLVPLFVTKWIDYSNKYGLCFQLSDCSVGVLFNDSTKMSYTRDRRVEYTTSDDEVTKFSRERDVPVFMNEKLELLRHFTEYMDDHLTNGGEIGDNVVTKTSKKPENVPRMRRWLRTDKAIVMELTVPLLQVNFFADHTKIVVSGGTRPRDYLVTYIDASRHATSYWLNDIRESGCTIELYERLNYVCKASREFAHLENTNNPIGCLDLPINNGTILKA, from the exons atggaaattgataaattaaataattctaattttaataaatcaaaaaattggaatttaaataataataataataataatataataaccaATGTgccaaaattattaataaattatcaaaatgataataataatatagaacatataaataattatttaacaacaaagaCTGAttgtaaatcatcaacaagaTTATTACCATACactaaaacaaataataattcaacatcaacaatcatgaaaaatgataaattatatgaatttaatattaacaataataataataaatataacaataataatttacatgttaTTGCAACGTCCTTGACGGAATTACAAGTTGGTAAAAGTCGTGATACACGACGTGCTTGTTCAGAACCCGGAAGTATTTCATCAGGTACCGTTAGGACAACACCCAGAACAAGAGTTGTGATAAAACCACCACGttcaacaacagcatcaaGAATAACaagtattgataaaattaattcaattgataataataataatattaattatgataaatcaattgttgttaataatgatggaaaaattgttaaaccaattaatataataaatagtggaaataatagtaataataatttacaaatgacAAGTGTTGGATCAACTGTTGTATCACCAGTAACAAGTTTAAAAAGTGTACCAAGTTTtaaaacatcaacatcaattgataataataattgtgataatGAATCAGATTATGTTGTTGATCCTGTACAAGGTACTGCTTATCACAAAGGACAATTTCTTGGAAAG ggTGGTTTTGCAAGAGTCTATCTTATGACTGATATTACAAATGGTAATAAATATGCATGTAAAATAATACCTAAAAATCGAATGCAAAAAATTCACATACAAaag atTGCTCGAGAAATAATGATTCATAAAGATTTAAATCACATTAATGTCGTACAAATGCatcattattttgaaaatagttTAAATGTCTACATGCTGCTGGAAGCTTGTCCAAGAaag AGTTTGATGCACGTGTTAAAATATCGTGGTAAAATAACAGAACCAGAAGCACGTTATTATATGAAACAAATGACAACTGGTATTGCATATATACATTCACAGAAAATAGTGCATCGTGATTTAAAACCAGGCAATATGTTTTTATCTGATGGTATGATTGTTAAAATTGGTGATTTTGGCTTAGCAACATGTCCAgatggacaaaaaaaaaaagtaacaatatGTGGTACACCAAATTACATTGCACCAgaagtattatttaaacaagcaTATAGTTATGAAGCTGATATATGGGCACTTGGTTGTATATTATATGCATTACTTGTTGGACAACCACCATTTGATACAGCAACACTTAAAGAAACATACTCACGTATATGTAATAATCGTTATAAAGAAattgataatacaattataacaaataatggACAAAATTTAATACGTTGGTTATTACAACCAGTACCAGAATTACGTCCATCACTTAAACAAGTTAATCAACAtccatatttaaatattgaatatgtGCCAGATAAATTATCACATTCATGTTGTTATAGACAACCAGAATTACTTGgaccaattgaaaataaaattataaataatcaacaaaatcaaaaattagcaCCAACAGCATCAATGCcatcagtatcatcatcattgtcatcaacaagttcatgcagtacatcaacatcaaaaccagttatacaaaaacaattaccagttacatttaaaaataatacagataataaaaatatcataggaaataatttacaaattatgaaaaattcacaaattattattaaaaaaaaatcaaatgttgGCAATTGGCttggtaaaaaatttccaaagttcattaaattaaaacaacgtattggtaatttattatgttcagataaaaaaaaaacaactgaaaATATTATGATGTATCATGCAttagaaaattgtttaatgGAAATAAGATATATGAAATGTGAAAATAATCCAAAACCAATTGATGGTCTTGTTCCATTATTTGTTACAAAGTGgattgattattcaaataaatatggaTTATGTTTTCAATTGTCTGATTGTTCAGTTGGTGTGCTATTTAATGATAGTACCAAAATGAGTTACACACGTGATAGAAG AGTCGAGTATACAACATCTGATGATGAAgtaacaaaattttcaagagAACGAGATGTTCCTGtttttatgaatgaaaaattagaattattacGACATTTTACTGAATACATGGATGATCATTTGACAAATG gTGGTGAAATTGGTGATAATGTTGTGacaaaaacatcaaaaaaaccagaaaatgTACCACGTATGCGTAGATGGCTAAGAACAGATAAAGCTATTGTCATGGAATTAACTGTTCCACTTCTTCAGGTTAATTTCTTTGCTGATCATACGAAAATTGTTGTGTCAGGTGGTACACGTCCACGTGATTATCTTGTAACTTATATTGATGCAAGCAGACATGCAACATCATATTGGCTAAATGACATACGGGAATCTGGTTGTACAATTGAACTTTATGAAAGATTAAATTATGTTTGTAAAGCATCACGTGAATTTGCACATttagaaaatacaaataatccAATTGGTTGTTTAGATTTACCAATAAATAATGGAACAATATTAAAagcataa
- the LOC122857645 gene encoding uncharacterized protein LOC122857645, translated as MNSLLKSVKSLTNKKHVLIKESLRKQLNSTIMEMENLGGINNEKIISDCEETIALCSILEAIFLHGLKDSLLNRVTEVLSGPDIDAMPQPSFWGPLLVFSHSQIIDEIQNYKQIISEVGFCRTWISYHFYHYTTMALKPYYEITAFIRDRDCIDIAKRLVETIEQMTFDLACNTSLLNYWSSTPLLMAAIWSPPMKSSPVFSAVDIAKTINSDITINNPNHHNYDDVETASSIGSIGSFTSQSILGNYGAISEDDALKIILSNNTKHDDDDSNKASSSFNGKTIKPSSSTSSSSSTSTSTTDNLLTKKIDAKIINNEKKLNEIVDKIEINKNKYEEIENKIEEIEHKYLTDDDNLIIDNKFDCMNLINDGESSSMTSSMISKNSTDDSQRTPGENATYDALIKSYHTGGYSQSPDIRDFLNKFTPDVKLIPEKCSDNDDEIVDKKPVDIMIEQIGKLPREKGLDVQNYSCFDCGHAIGMTFGKSNVCSFSGNYYCNDCMANEEFLIPSRIIHNWDLKTYQVSQKAAIYLTDCKTILDLKLINPKIYMAVDSMAQLQQLRIQLNLLRAYLLTCRDPIINELENKVKPRCYLYEHVHQYSVGDLLDVSNGTLAQQLLKIIEFAKNHVANCWLCSQKGFICEVCNNSKIIYPFDVESTFRCGKCSAVFHANCLNSKKPCPKCQRRKKRLDNRIELNN; from the exons atgaattcatTACTAAAAAGTGTAAAAtcattaacaaacaaaaaacatgtACTTATAAAAGAATCATTaagaaaacaattaaattcaacaataatggAAATGGAAAATCTTGGtggtataaataatgaaaaaataataagtgatTGTGAAGAAACAATAGCATTATGTTCAATACTAGaagcaatatttttacatgGTTTAAAAGATAGTCTGTTAAATCGTGTAACAGAAGTACTAAGTGGTCCAGATATTGATGCAATGCCACAACCAAGTTTTTGGGGACCATTATTAGTATTTTCACATAgtcaaataattgatgaaatacaaaattataaacaaataataagtGAAGTTGGTTTTTGTAGAACATGGATAagttatcatttttatcattatacaaCAATGGCATTAAAACCATATTATGAAATAACAGCATTTATAAGAGATAGAGATTGTATTGATATTGCTAAAAGACTTGTTGAAACAATTGAACAAATGACATTTGATCTTGCTTGTAATACAAgtctattaaattattggtCAAGTACACCACTTTTAATGGCTGCAATATGGTCACCACCAATGAAATCATCACCTGTTTTTAGTGCTGTTGATATTgctaaaacaataaatagtgatattactattaataatcccaatcatcataattatgatgatgttgaaaCAGCAAGTTCAATTGGTAGTATTGGATCATTTACTTCACAAAGTATACTTGGTAATTATGGAGCAATAAGTGAAGATgatgcattaaaaataattttatcaaataatacaaaacatgatgatgatgatagtaatAAAGCTAGCTCATCATTTAATGGTAAAACAATTaaaccatcatcatcaacgtcttcatcatcatcaacatcaacatcaactaCTGATAActtattaactaaaaaaattgatgctaaaataataaacaatgaaaagaaattaaatgaaattgttgataaaattgagataaataaaaataaatatgaagaaattgaaaataaaattgaagaaattgaacataaatatttaacagatgatgataatttaattattgataataaatttgattgtatgaatttgataaatgatGGTGAATCATCGTCAATGACATCATCaatgatatcaaaaaattcaactgatGATTCACAACGTACACCTGGTGAAAATGCAACTTATGATGCATTAATTAAAAGTTATCATACTGGTGGTTATTCACAATCACCAGATATacgtgattttttaaataaatttacaccagatgttaaattaataccGGAAAAATGtagtgataatgatgatgaaattgttgataaaaaaccaGTTGATATAATGATTGAACAAATTGGTAAATTACCAAGAGAAAAAGGTCTTGATGTACAAAATTATAGTTGTTTCGATTGTGGTCATGCAATTGGTATGACATTTGGTAAATCAAATGTTTGTTCATTTTctggtaattattattgcaatgatTGTATGGCAaatgaagaatttttaataccaTCAAGAATAATACACAATTGGGATTTAAAAACTTATCAAGTATCACAAAAAGCAGCAATATATTTAACTGATTGTAAAACAAtacttgatttaaaattaattaatccaaaaatttatatggcTGTTGATAGTATGGCacaattacaacaattaagaatacaattaaatttattacgtGCATACTTGTTGACATGTCGTGATccaattataaatgaattggAAAATAAAGTTAAACCAAGATGTTATTTGTATGAACATGTACATCAGTATTCTGTTGGTGATTTACTTGATGTATCAAATGGTACACTTGCACAgcagttattaaaaattattgaatttgctAAAAATCATGTTGCTAATTGTTGGCTGTGTAGTCAAAAAGGATTCATATGTGAAGTttgtaataattcaaaaattatttatccattTGATGTTGAATCAACATTCAGG TGTGGTAAATGTAGTGCAGTATTTCATGCAAATTGTCTCAATTCGAAAAAACCTTGTCCAAAATGTCAGCGTAGAAAAAAACGATTAGACAATCggattgaattaaataattag
- the LOC122857657 gene encoding 26S proteasome non-ATPase regulatory subunit 12, with translation MADINATESGKIIKMEVDYSSNCDTKIPECKKLAADGKIHDALDQLLALEKLTRTGADMISTSRVLVAIVEICFEAKNWSALNEHIVILSKRRSQLKQAVTKMVQECCNYIDKTPNREIMIKLIETLRSVTEGKIYVEVERARLTHRLAKLKEEDGDMSEAASIMLELQVETYGSMTRREKASLILEQMRLCLAKQDFVRTQIIAKKINVKFFEDEKDEETQTLKLKYYDLMMELAKHEGWHLQLCRHNRAVLDTPSVKDDEAKRKACLSRAVLYLVLAPHEPEQADMTHRLLADKLIDEVPTYKELLRLFVNPELIKWSGLCEIYETELRSTEVFTASTEDGRKRWDDLKNRVVEHNIRIMAKYYTNITIKRMAELLDLSVEETEACLCKLVETGIVSARTDRLAGVVRFTSTQEPAAILDSWAASLSKLMALVNNTTHLIHQEEMLAVANAKASV, from the exons ATGGCAGACATAAATGCAACAGAAAGTGGTAAAATCATCAAGATGGAGGTTGATTATAGTAGCAATTGTGATACAAAAATACCAGAATGTAAAAAACTTGCTGCAGATGGTAAAATTCATGATGCACTTGATCAATTATTggcacttgaaaaattaacaagaacTGGTGCTGATATGATATCAACATCTCGTGTACTTGTTGCCATTGTTGAAATATGTTTTGAAGCTAAAAATTGGTCAGCATTAAATGAGCATATTGTTATCCTATCAAAAAGACGTTCACAATTAAAACAAGCTGTTACTAAAATGGTACAAGAGTGttgtaattatattgataaaacacCAAATCGTGAAATAATGATTAAACTTATTGAAACATTGAGATCAGTTACTGAAGGTAAAATATATGTTGAAGTTGAACGTGCACGTTTAACTCATCGTCTTGctaaattaaaagaagaagATGGTGATATGAGTGAAGCAGCATCAATAATGCTTGAATTACAAGTTGAAACATATGGAAGTATGACACGTAGAGAAAAAGCATCATTAATACTTGAACAAATGCGTCTTTGTTTGGCTAAACAAGATTTTGTACGTACTCAAataattgctaaaaaaattaatgttaaattttttgaagatgaaaaagatgaagaaaCACAAAcacttaaattaaaatattatgatttaaTGATGGAACTTGCTAAACATGAAGGTTGGCATTTACAATTATGTCGTCATAATCGTGCTGTACTTGATACACCATCAGTTAAAGATGATGAAGCTAAACGTAAAGCGTGTTTATCAAGAGCTGTACTTTATTTAGTACTTGCACCACATGAACCAGAACAAGCTGATATGACACATAGACTTCTtgctgataaattaattgatgaagtACCAACTTATaa agaATTGCTGAGACTTTTTGTCAATCCAGAACTCATCAAGTGGTCAGGTCTTTGTGAAATTTATGAAACTGAATTGAGATCAACTGAGGTATTTACTGCTTCAACTGAAGATGGACGTAAACGATgggatgatttaaaaaatcgtgTTGTTGAACAT AATATCAGAATAATGGCCAAGTATTATACCAACATAACAATCAAAAGAATGGCAGAGTTACTTGATTTATCTGTTGAAGAAACAGAAGCTTGTTTATGTAAACTTGTTGAAACTGGAATTGTCAGTGCACGTACTGATAGACTTGCTGGTGTTGTACGTTTTACTAGTACACAAGAACCAGCAGCAATACTTGATTCATGGGCAGCATCATTGTCAAAATTAATGGCACttgttaataatacaacaCATCTTATTCATCAAGAAGAAATGCTTGCTGTTGCAAATGc AAAAGCGAGTGtctaa
- the LOC122857680 gene encoding uncharacterized protein LOC122857680 has protein sequence MAVSRNAGSLKRRLSEDVDEITSCSKKTKLVEDNEKETDCDIKLVEDKNKKTDMIQCYDTMFFEDKKKKTYCDTKLFVDDRKKTDDTSFFKYCSYCGSFQTGSVRSTFCGQCRKKIENDWDLTVTIIRRKKIKLELSESEKKEVRDCLDTIKYIRGANSIPYNTIAAQFSHLIDDL, from the exons ATGGCAGTGTCCCGAAATGCTGGGTCTCTTAAACGAAGATTATCAGAAGATGTGGATGAAATAACGA GTTGctctaaaaaaacaaagctCGTTGAGGATAACGAAAAGGAAACAGACTGTGATATAAAGCTCGTTGaggataaaaacaaaaaaacagaTATGATACAATGTTATGATACAATGTTTtttgaggataaaaaaaaaaaaacatactgtGATACAAAGCTTTTTGTagatgacagaaaaaaaacagACGACACGagttttttcaagtattgttCATATTGTGGGTCTTTTCAAACTGGATCTGTCAGATCAACATTTTGTGGtcaatgtagaaaaaaaatagaaaacgaCTGGGATTTGACAGTTACAATAATAcgtcgaaaaaaaatcaaactcgAACTATCTGAGtccgaaaaaaaagaagtcaGAGATTGCCTCgacacaattaaatatatcagaGGAGCTAACTCAATACCATATAATACGATAGCAGCTCAATTTTCACATTTAATAGACGAtctttaa